GGCCTTTGTCATTCAGCGCTGCGCCAGACTTATTCGGCGGCAGGGGCTTCTTCAGCAGGCGCTTCTTCGACAGGAGCCTCGACGACCTTGGGGGCGTTCTTGAGCTCTTCGGCAGCAGCCAGCTTGGCGGCCTTTTCTTCGGCGCGCTGGGTGGCCTTTTCGCCGGGCTTGCCCTTGTCAGGGTTGTTGCGGGCTTCGCGGTTCATCACGCCGGCGACGTCGAGGAAGCGCAGCACGCGGTCGGTCGGCTGGGCGCCAACGCTCAGCCAATGCTTGGAGCGCTCGAGGTCGAGCACGACGCGGCCCTCATTGTCCTTGGCCAGCAGCGGGTTGAAGGTGCCGAGCTTTTCGATGAAGCGGCCATCGCGGGGCGAACGGGCATCGGCAACGACGATCTGGTAGAATGGGCGCTTCTTGGTGCCACCACGGGCCAGACGGATCTTGAGGGACATATTGGTATCCTAGGGTTGGTTGAAAGGGTTACTTTTTCTTGCCCAGGCCAGGCAGGCCGGGGAAACGGGGAGCGG
This sequence is a window from Devosia beringensis. Protein-coding genes within it:
- the rpsP gene encoding 30S ribosomal protein S16 — protein: MSLKIRLARGGTKKRPFYQIVVADARSPRDGRFIEKLGTFNPLLAKDNEGRVVLDLERSKHWLSVGAQPTDRVLRFLDVAGVMNREARNNPDKGKPGEKATQRAEEKAAKLAAAEELKNAPKVVEAPVEEAPAEEAPAAE